The Methanopyrus kandleri AV19 DNA segment ATGGTCGGTGCCTATCTGAAGGCTTCCGATATCCTCACTCTCGATGCCGTGAAGAAGGCCATTCATGCACGCTTCTCGGGAGAGATCGCCGAGAAAAACGTCAGAGCCGTTGAACGAGCCTACCGGGAGGTGAAGGCAGTTGGGTAATGAAGAATTTACGATAGGGGCCGTAGTGCGAGAGCCGGGAAGTACCAAGAGGAATAAGACCGGCAGATGGCGCGTGTTCAGGCCCGTACTAGATCAGGAGAAGTGTATGAACTGCGGTCTGTGCTTCATGTACTGCCCGGACGGGTGCATTAGGCCCTCGGACGATGGCTACGTTATCGACTATGATTACTGTAAAGGGTGTGGAATCTGCGAAAGCGTGTGTCCTGTAAATGCGATCGAAATGGTACTGGAGGAGGGTTGAGGGGAGATACCGATGACTGAAGTTCATGTGATCAACGGGAATTACGCCGTAGCCGAAGCGGTTAGGATGGTGGACGTCGACGTCATTGCGGCGTACCCGATCACACCCCAAACACCCATCGTAGAATACCTTTCCGAGTTCGTATCTAACGGGGAACTGGACGCCGAGTTCATACACGTAGAGTCCGAGCACAGCGCGATCAGCGCCGTGCTCGGTGCCTCGGCGACTGGAGCCCGCGTGTTCACTGCGACGGCGTCTCAAGGTCTCGCCCTTATGCACGAGATCCTGTTCATCGCTTCAGGACTCAGGTTACCGATCGTGATGGCCGTCGCGAACCGCGCGCTCTCAGCTCCGATCAACATCTGGTGCGATCACTCCGACTCCGTGGCGCAACGGGACACGTCGTGGATCCAGCTGTACTGTGAGTCTAATCAAGAGGTATTCGACACCGTAGTGCAAGCCTACCGGATCGCGGAACACGAAGACGTCCTCTTACCCGTGATGGTATGCCTGGACGGGTTCACGTTATCCCACACCTTGGAACCCGTCGAACTTCCGGAAGAGGAAGAGGTACGATCGTTCGTCGGTAAGTACGAGCCAACCCACTGTTACCTAGACCCCGAAGACCCGATGACGCTAGGGCCTGTAGGTGGCCCTGACAGCTACATGGAGTTCAAGAAGATGCAGCACGATGCGATGGAAAAGGCACGTGAGGTTATAGGAGAGGTCAACAGGGAGTTCTCGGACGAGTTCGGGCGTTCCTACGGTGACGGGCTAATCGAGGAGTACAATACAGAGGACGCTGATTACGTGGTGATCGCGATGGGATCCGTCTGCGGGACCGTCAAGCACGTGATAGATGAGGAGCGCCCGGACGTGGGTCTGGTCAGGGTGAAGGCTTACCGCCCGTTCCCAGGCGACCGGATAGTGGAGGTAATCCAGGACAAGGAAGGCGTCGTGACTATCGATCGCGCACATTCGTACGGGGCGATGCCGCCGCTGTGGACGGACGTCAAAGCTCACGCACCGGACGTCGACGTATCGTCGACCATCGC contains these protein-coding regions:
- the porD gene encoding pyruvate synthase subunit PorD; translation: MGNEEFTIGAVVREPGSTKRNKTGRWRVFRPVLDQEKCMNCGLCFMYCPDGCIRPSDDGYVIDYDYCKGCGICESVCPVNAIEMVLEEG
- the porA gene encoding pyruvate synthase subunit PorA, translated to MTEVHVINGNYAVAEAVRMVDVDVIAAYPITPQTPIVEYLSEFVSNGELDAEFIHVESEHSAISAVLGASATGARVFTATASQGLALMHEILFIASGLRLPIVMAVANRALSAPINIWCDHSDSVAQRDTSWIQLYCESNQEVFDTVVQAYRIAEHEDVLLPVMVCLDGFTLSHTLEPVELPEEEEVRSFVGKYEPTHCYLDPEDPMTLGPVGGPDSYMEFKKMQHDAMEKAREVIGEVNREFSDEFGRSYGDGLIEEYNTEDADYVVIAMGSVCGTVKHVIDEERPDVGLVRVKAYRPFPGDRIVEVIQDKEGVVTIDRAHSYGAMPPLWTDVKAHAPDVDVSSTIAGLGGRDIRPQDVLEIIKVAEEGKGMDEPVWINVKV